The sequence AACTGTGTGCGCAGTTCCAAAATGCCTGCATGCAGGGCAATTTCGCGGCGGCACTCATGCTGCAGGACAAGCTCGTCCCGCTGCACAAGAGCCTGTTCCTCGAGAACAACCCTGGCGGTGTCAAATACGCTGCCAGCAAGCTCGGCCTCTGCGCCAACGAGTTCCGCCTGCCGGTGGTGCCGATCAGCGCAGCCAACGAGGCCGCGATCGACAGCGCCATGGCGCACGCCGGCCTGCTGAACTGAGGACCTTTGCGTTCGGCCGCTGCCGCGCCTAGATAGAGCCGATGGCAAAGGATCCGAACAAGCCCAAGATGATCGTAACGGGGCTGGCGACTGAAAATCGCCGGGCCCGCTACGACTATGAAATCCTCGAGACGCTCGAGGCGGGCATCATGCTGACCGGTTCCGAGGTGAAGTCCCTGCGGACGGGCAAAGCGCAGATCAATGATGCCTACGCTTCCCCGGAGCGCGGCGAACTGTGGCTGATCAACGCCTACATTCCTGAGTTCGTGCAGGCCAACCGCTTCAACCACGAGGAGAAGCGGCCGCGAAAGCTGTTGGTCAGCAAGAAACAGTTGGCCGAGCTTGCCGA comes from Pirellulales bacterium and encodes:
- the smpB gene encoding SsrA-binding protein SmpB, producing MAKDPNKPKMIVTGLATENRRARYDYEILETLEAGIMLTGSEVKSLRTGKAQINDAYASPERGELWLINAYIPEFVQANRFNHEEKRPRKLLVSKKQLAELAEGVERAGNTIVPLKLYFNEHGKAKLLIGLGKGKKSFDKRETEKN